Below is a genomic region from Methanobacterium sp..
AGGTATATACAATGTATGATGCTTGAATATGCCCCTTAATCTCTTTTTTTTAGCGAATAAGTTTTATATAACTTATATTTTAAATATAATTAGCATAATTTCTAGTAATAGAAAATTCATTTTATAAATATGTAAAGTTATAGCGTATAGACCAAATATAAAGCTTCTATAATACATTTAACCTTTTAAATAAGTCTATTTCTATTGAAATAGTTTAATATATACATTTAGCACATCATGAAAGTTAATTTCTTATAAATTTAAAATAAGTAAATATTTATATTTACTTAGTACAATATTACCCCGTGTGAACTTGATAAGATTAAAAGGGGTGAAAAATTGAAAAGGCAACTATTAATTTTAATTATTTTTTCTATATTAGCCTTGATAACGTGTGAAACAGCTTCAGCATCACCCGATTTAGCGGTAACTTCTGTAAATGTGACAAGTAATGTTTCACCAGGCAGTACAGTAACAATAAATGATACTGTGACTAATCAAGGTGATCAAGCAGCAGATGGATTCACTGTAGGCTATTACATACAGGATGAATATGCTGTAGTTAAAAAACCTGCTAGTCAGCGTAATGCATCTATTTATGGAGATAAAGTAGTCTGGTCTGATTACAGATATGATCGGCAGGAAAGTGATCTTTACTATAAAAATATTACAGGTACAGAAGACGGAGTTATTTATACTCCAGGTGATCAACTTAATCCTGCAATTTATGGAGATGTAATTGTATGGCAGGAAAATTTGTCCTGGTTAGGTAATTCTCATTGGCAAATTCTGGGTTATAATATTCCAGGTAGAGATGATCCAATTAATGATAGTATATACCTATTATACAACACAACTTCTGATCAGATCAATCCATCAATATATCAGGATAAAATAGTCTGGCAGCAGCAGAGATCAGACGGAAGCTGGGACATATATTTATATGACTTCCCAATCACAGACGATATCGCGATGCCCAAAGAGAAATGGATTACGCGAATAACTAAAGACGGTGCTAATCACATTAATCCGTATGTTAATGGAAATTACATTGTATGGCAGCAAGATAATGGAGACGGCATCTGGAATATATACACATATGATCTTTCTACAGGAGATATAAATCGAGTATGTCAATCTTCAGAAAACCAGACTAATCCTGCGCTTTATGGAGATAACGTTGTCTGGCAGCAGTATAACACAACCAGTAAAAACTGGGACATATACATGTATGATCTTTCCGCAGATGAAGAAACCCAAATAACCCATAATACATCCAACCATATTAATCCTGCAATTTACGGGGATAAGATAGTGTGGCAGGACAACAGGAACGGGAACTGGGACATATACATGTACGATTTAACTCTTGGAATTGAAAGGCAGTTAACTATAGACAAAGGGAACCAGATAAACCCTGCAATATATGATAATAAAGTTGTTTGGACTGATGATAGAAACAGTAATGAAGACATCTACATGACAGATGACCTCACATTAGCACCAGAATATACTCGTTACGTTTCAGGTCTAGCAGCAGGAAAATCAGATAGTGCACTGACAAATATAACTTTACCATCGGATTTAAAAGCAAACGTCAATTATTACATACTAGTTATGGCAGATGCAGCGTACGATAACAGCGTTTCTGAATCTAACGAAAATAATAATATAAAATTCAGCGGTGCAATGATTGTACCTGATGCCGACCTCACAATGCCTTCAGTATCTGGGCCTGCTACAGCTCAAACAGGCGGATCAATGGTAGTAGTAAATACTGTGAAAAATATAGGGACCAAAAACTCAAATCCATTCCATGTCTATTTCTATCTCTCAAAAGACGGCACTACATTAAATACCAAGATTGGATCTAGATTTGTTTCAGGAGGTCTCAAAGCAGGTGCATCAAACACTGCATACACAAATCTTACAATTCCATCCAATATCTTTGGAAGCTATTATATTGTAGCAGTAGTTGATCCTCTAAATAAAACATGTGAAACAAATAAATTAAACAATATTGTGGCTTCTTCAACCACTACAAATATATGTGCTCCAGATCTTGTTATTACATCAATAAGCACAGGAACAACCACATACAAAAGAGGAGACAAAATAACCATCCAAAACACAGTAAAAAACCAGGGAAGCTCCACATCAAAAGGTTTCTATGTTAACTTCTATCTCTCAAATGACAGCACTATTACCACATCTGACACCTACCTAGGACAAAGATACATATCAGGAGGTCTCAACGCGGGCATATCAAATACAGAATACACAAACTTTACAATCCCATATGATGCGTCTGGAAATTACTATATCGGGGCGATAGTTGACTCAACTAACACCGTATTTGAATCAGACGAATCAAACAATATAAAAGCATTCTCAACTACCATAGAGGTATGTTCACCTGATCTTGTTATTACATCAATAAGCACCGGGACAACCACATACAAAAGAGGAGACAAAATAACCATCCAAAACACAGTGAAAAACCAGGGGAAAATTGCATCAGGAGGATTTTATGTCAATTTCTATCTCTCAAATGACAGCAACATTACCACATCTGACACCTACCTAGGACAAAGATATATATCAGGTCTCAATGCAGGTGCATCAAATACAACAACCACAAGCTTTACAGTCCCATCCAGCCTATCTGGAAACTATTATATTGGGGCGATAGTTGACTCAACCAACGCAGTTTTTGAATCAGACGAATCAAACAATATAGCGACCTATTCAAACACTATAAATGTAGTCCTTCCTGATCTTGTAGCTTCATCAGTAAGTGCAGGATCAACTTCGTACAGAAGAGGCAGCAAAATGACTATTAAAAACACAGTGAAAAACCAGGGAAAAGTTTCATCCGGAGGATTTTATGTCAAAATTTACATCTACCGAAGCTATAAAGGCAAAATAACTTCCATATACCTTGGTAGACGATACATTAGCTCACTTAAAGCAGGGGCATCAAATACAGCGTACACTAAATTAACTATACCTTCAACTATAGCAAAAGGACTTTACTACTGCAAGATGGTAGTCGATACAGAAAACAAGGTATCAGAGTCCAGCAAATCAAACAATGTGATTAGCAGCGGAACATGGGTGAATATATTTTAAATCAGGGATCTCAAGCTAGCTTGAGAAGAGGGGCAAATACCTCCCTCTAAATTCTTTATTATATCCCCAATATTTTAATTTTTAAAATAACATATCTTAAAACTAAATTTAA
It encodes:
- a CDS encoding CARDB domain-containing protein: MKRQLLILIIFSILALITCETASASPDLAVTSVNVTSNVSPGSTVTINDTVTNQGDQAADGFTVGYYIQDEYAVVKKPASQRNASIYGDKVVWSDYRYDRQESDLYYKNITGTEDGVIYTPGDQLNPAIYGDVIVWQENLSWLGNSHWQILGYNIPGRDDPINDSIYLLYNTTSDQINPSIYQDKIVWQQQRSDGSWDIYLYDFPITDDIAMPKEKWITRITKDGANHINPYVNGNYIVWQQDNGDGIWNIYTYDLSTGDINRVCQSSENQTNPALYGDNVVWQQYNTTSKNWDIYMYDLSADEETQITHNTSNHINPAIYGDKIVWQDNRNGNWDIYMYDLTLGIERQLTIDKGNQINPAIYDNKVVWTDDRNSNEDIYMTDDLTLAPEYTRYVSGLAAGKSDSALTNITLPSDLKANVNYYILVMADAAYDNSVSESNENNNIKFSGAMIVPDADLTMPSVSGPATAQTGGSMVVVNTVKNIGTKNSNPFHVYFYLSKDGTTLNTKIGSRFVSGGLKAGASNTAYTNLTIPSNIFGSYYIVAVVDPLNKTCETNKLNNIVASSTTTNICAPDLVITSISTGTTTYKRGDKITIQNTVKNQGSSTSKGFYVNFYLSNDSTITTSDTYLGQRYISGGLNAGISNTEYTNFTIPYDASGNYYIGAIVDSTNTVFESDESNNIKAFSTTIEVCSPDLVITSISTGTTTYKRGDKITIQNTVKNQGKIASGGFYVNFYLSNDSNITTSDTYLGQRYISGLNAGASNTTTTSFTVPSSLSGNYYIGAIVDSTNAVFESDESNNIATYSNTINVVLPDLVASSVSAGSTSYRRGSKMTIKNTVKNQGKVSSGGFYVKIYIYRSYKGKITSIYLGRRYISSLKAGASNTAYTKLTIPSTIAKGLYYCKMVVDTENKVSESSKSNNVISSGTWVNIF